A genomic window from Punica granatum isolate Tunisia-2019 chromosome 2, ASM765513v2, whole genome shotgun sequence includes:
- the LOC116193762 gene encoding uncharacterized protein LOC116193762: protein MAEENQLTVFEGNTPPTPVHSPQLAMNAPPPHHGTPSAHLPQPISSSMSLPLGYAPPPPGHSPPPPMHAPSSATQAPPPAHDPTRMATLEGNVTTLQNTVDVMAANMAEMMALLRGPNRASLSSIPPLARRPIVDPTPWVPPTHASEGDIAAAPAPAIIPVPAPHPKHAPAIHPVDSGHPQSTIPATVSLPPMTIPVPDPTMFAPPPVSVPAPATVYTAPPPMGFPTSSAPLPAKVKMPEFEKYDGTKDPRHHLRHYHTKMLQYWDYEQFVAATFQESLSELALNWFMSLRAEDIPSWTELAKKFVEQYQYNMETPPSFLELSTMEMAEGQKLEDYATNWRSEAAKHFPPICEAQQIQMFHGTLKGAYYSHFMGHKSTFSEMIMAGKQVDLGIKLGRLEGPTKKGEGESSRRTASAATPTGGRRSKEASVNAVNVGHNAPQQYSVSFTPAPSTSPAYAPPPSPYPSQHPAQPIYYSAPPTSFPSAPQQVVHHYAPAPPQTPQYRPPASRTPQPTQQAPAPQGQQGGAMQARQRIQFTPLPTPLSHIYRQLLAVEMIRPTVPGPSFVPTNQNQSLRCEYHSGAPGHTTDNCWKLREEVQKLINSKKISFNAIRPPNVQANPLPDHGSSSGPTINMISICTVREDESQQEGPTPFIIEYVLAEATVGFTGSSAAPTPFIIEVPAREPYQDSKVPWTYEGSVGNLEQQFSVMGVTRSGRVYTNPEIAGKGKAPAASGAAPEAPPIPQKKVPKEIAPDRIEETVSSIFSNAISFSDDELPSEGWAHSRALHIVCKCNNFIIGRVMIDNGSALNVCPVSTLKQMNVDLNRVRPSKTAVRAFDGSRREVNGEIDLLIDVGPCSFSVTFQVLDIPNAFSLLLGRPWIHSAGAVPSSLHQRIKFIADGRLITVKGGENYAIYKETAVPYISIGDDENLPFHSFETISVIRDYGEVRPSRADRMVGKVLLRHNYVPGTGLGAQGQGINCPIEIEEYKNRRGLGFRPSCHEIIEARRGKHFHHLAAHYGKINRGIPVPPLSHFFPAPPHVIGGTLDGPSSVSNAEPVDLPAICAITEETPLGVHIRLAQENEELNNWTSVPCYSVVIADV from the exons ATGGCAGAGGAAAATCAACTCACTGTCTTCGAAGGGAATACACCACCGACGCCGGTTCATTCTCCACAGCTCGCGATGAATGCGCCACCACCACATCATGGGACTCCCTCGGCCCATCTCCCACAACCGATTTCATCAAGCATGTCACTACCGCTGGGGTACGCACCACCACCACCTGGGCACTCGCCGCCACCACCGATGCACGCGCCGTCGTCGGCAACTCAAGCACCACCGCCTGCCCATGATCCTACTCGCATGGCCACGCTCGAGGGCAACGTCACAACTCTTCAAAACACGGTTGACGTTATGGCCGCTAATATGGCCGAGATGATGGCCTTGCTCAGGGGACCAAATCGCGCGTCTTTGAGCTCCATCCCGCCTCTTGCACGCAGGCCAATTGTCGACCCCACTCCTTGGGTCCCGCCAACTCATGCATCAGAGGGCGACATAGCGGCCGCCCCCGCGCCAGCAATTATCCCAGTGCCCGCTCCTCATCCGAAGCACGCGCCAGCAATTCACCCAGTCGACTCCGGCCATCCTCAGTCCACCATTCCAGCAACTGTCTCACTTCCGCCCATGACGATTCCCGTGCCGGATCCGACCATGTTCGCACCACCTCCTGTGTCCGTGCCAGCTCCAGCTACAGTTTATACTGCTCCTCCGCCGATGGGCTTCCCGACATCGAGTGCTCCT TTACCCGCGAAAGTCAAAATGCCAGAGTTCGAGAAATACGATGGAACCAAAGACCCGCGGCACCACCTTCGCCACTATCATACAAAGATGCTTCAGTACTGGGACTATGAACAGTTCGTCGCCGCCACTTTCCAAGAAAGTCTATCAGAATTGGCCCTTaattggttcatgtcgcttCGAGCGGAGGACATCCCTTCCTGGACCGAACTGGCCAAGAAGTTTGTTGAGCAGTATCAGTACAACATGGAGACGCCCCCGTCCTTCCTCGAGTTGAGCACGATGGAAATGGCAGAGGGGCAGAAGCTTGAGGATTACGCCACGAATTGGCGTTCGGAAGCAGCAAAACATTTCCCTCCAATTTGCGAAGCGCAGCAAATCCAAATGTTTCATGGGACTCTCAAGGGGGCTTACTACTCTCACTTCATGGGTCACAAGTCTACTTTCTCGGAGATGATTATGGCCGGGAAGCAGGTAGACCTGGGTATCAAACTCGGAAGGTTAGAGGGCCCGACAAAGAAAGGGGAAGGAGAGTCCTCGAGGAGGACTGCCTCAGCAGCCACCCCCACTGGCGGCAGAAGGAGTAAGGAGGCATCAGTCAATGCCGTCAATGTGGGCCACAACGCGCCGCAACAGTACTCGGTGAGCTTCACGCCCGCGCCATCTACCTCCCCCGCGTATGCTCCACCGCCTTCGCCCTATCCATCTCAGCATCCCGCTCAACCGATTTATTATTCGGCTCCGCCGACATCATTTCCATCGGCCCCGCAACAAGTCGTCCATCATTACGCTCCCGCTCCTCCTCAGACCCCGCAGTACAGGCCTCcggcttcgagaactcctcagccgACACAACAGGCCCCAGCCCCACAGGGTCAACAAGGCGGCGCAATGCAAGCTCGGCAGCGCATACAGTTCACACCCCTGCCTACCCCACTCTCCCACATATACAGGCAACTATTAGCTGTCGAAATGATCCGACCAACGGTTCCCGGTCCCAGTTTCGTTCCTACAAACCAAAATCAAAGTCTACGCTGCGAGTACCATTCTGGTGCACCCGGTCACACCACCGACAACTGTTGGAAATTGCGGGAGGAGGTTCAGAAGTTGATCAACAGTAAAAAGATCTCGTTCAATGCCATTAGGCCCCCGAACGTGCAAGCTAACCCTCTCCCTGATCATGGGTCGAGCTCGGGGCCCACCATCAATATGATCAGTATTTGCACTGTGAGAGAGGACGAGAGCCAACAGGAGGGCCCTACTCCATTTATAATCGAGTATGTCCTCGCGGAAGCCACCGTAGGGTTCACAGGGTCTAGTGCAGCACCCACCCCCTTCATAATAGAAGTCCCCGCTCGAGAGCCGTACCAGGACAGCAAGGTCCCTTGGACTTACGAAGGAAGTGTCGGAAACCTGGAGCAGCAGTTCAGTGTCATGGGCGTGACACGCTCGGGCCGGGTATACACGAACCCTGAGATCGCAGGCAAGGGAAAGGCTCCTGCTGCATCCGGAGCTGCTCCGGAAGCCCCGCCTATCCCGcagaagaag GTTCCTAAGGAGATAGCCCCAGATCGAATTGAAGAGACCGTCAGCTCGATTTTCTCCAATGCCATCTCATTTTCAGATGACGAGCTCCCCTCCGAAGGGTGGGCACACtcacgggcgttgcacatcgtctgcaagtgcaacaatttcATCattggccgggtcatgatcgacaacggctccgcCCTCAATGTTTGCCCAGTGTCCACGTTGAAgcaaatgaatgtggacctcaaCCGCGTCCGCCCGAGCAAAACCGCGGTtagagcctttgacggctcgcGGAGGGAAGTGAATGGGGAGATTGACCTTTTGATCGATGTCGGCCCGTGCTCATTCAGCGTCACATTTCAGGTCCTTGACATCCCGAATGCTTTTAGCCTGCTCCTCGGGAGACCCTGGATCCACTCAGCTGGAGCCGTTCCCTCGTCCCTGCACCAAAGGATCAAGTTCATCGCGGATGGTCGGCTCATTACGGTCAAGGGTGGGGAGaactacgccatctacaaggaaaCGGCTGTGCCCTATATTAGCATCGGAGACGACGAGAACCTCCCATTCCATTCAttcgagaccatctccgtcattcgggACTATGGAGAGGTTCGTCCATCTCGTGCTGACCGCATGGTCGGGAAGGTCCTTCTGCGTCACAACTACGTTCCTGGTACCGGGCTTGGAGCACAGGGGCAGGGGATCAATTGCCCCATCGAGATTgaagagtacaagaacaggaggggactcggttttcgcccttcctgccacGAAATTATCGAGGCCCGTAGGGGCAAACACTTCCACCATCTCGCCGCGCATTATgggaagatcaacaggggcatcccgGTTCCCCCACTCTCTCACTTTTTTCCCGCACCGCCACACGTCATCGGAGGTACTCTTGACGGCCCCTCCTCGGTTTCAAACGCCGAGCCTGTCGATCTGCCAGCCATATGCGCCATCACTGAGGAGACTCCTTTAGGGGTCCATATCCGCCTTGCACAGGAGAATGAGGAgctcaacaactggacctcagtcccatGCTACTCGgttgtgatcgccgatgtgtaa